The genome window GCAGGACGCCGCCACTGACCACGCCACCGCCAGGGGCAGCCCGGCGGCCAACGATTCGGCGAAGAGATCGAGCAGGTGGGCGGCGTCGGGCCGGGTCGGCCCGGCGCGTCGCCCCACCCCGCCGAGGACAGTGACGGTCAACGATTCGGTCCACAGGGCCCCGGTACAGGCCAACAGCACCCCGAACACCAGCAGCAGCACACCGAGGATGTTGCCGGTCAGGAAGGACACCGGTGTCAGCCCCATCGACTGGCCCAGTCCCAGCGCACCAACCGGCAGGAGCAGCAGGATCGTCTCGGTGAGCCGCGCCCCGGCCAGGGCACTCGAGGTGTGCCCAAGGTGGGTGAGCCGGGCGTCGAGATCGACCCGCATCCGGTCCATGAGCCGGCCCAGGGCCGTCCCGTGTCGCATCGAGGACCCCCAGACGGTGAACAGTCGCCGCAGGTCAGCATCACCCCCGCCGGCCCCACCGTGCTCACTGCTCCTTCCGCCCCTACCGTTCCCCGGCACCGCCCCCAGCCGCACCCGCCGGATTTCTGCCCCCAGCTCCCCGGCGAGGTCCCGCCCACCCGGCGCACGGGCCTCCGGTGTACCGGCCATCGCATCCACTGCGTGTCCGGCAGCCTCAACAGGTACCGCCCCGACGTCGAGCTCACGGGCGAAGGCGTCCACGAAACCGCAGAGCATCCGGGTCCGGGCCCGGTCGACAGCAAAGCGCCTCATGCGGGCGAGGATCCGGTATGCCGTGAAGCCCACCGGCGCACCGACCCCGAACAGGGCGATGACGGTCAGCATGACCCACCTCCCACCGCAGTCCACGCTGGTCCGCGACCCGCGGTGGCGTCCCACACAGTCTCCACACCCAGGCCCACACCCAACCCCACACCTGGCCCCGCACCCACCCCCGAAGCCACGAATCTCCCGATCCGAGTGACGCGACGCCCCACCGGCGTCCGCTCCACATGCACCACCAGCCCGATCCCGTCGATGACCTGGCGAACGACTGCGGCGTCCGGCATCCCGGCCAGCGCACCGAGGGCGGTGAGGCGACCGGGGACTGCATCCACCCCGTTGGCGTGGACGGTGCCCGCGCTGCCGGTGTGCCCGGTGTTGAACGCAAGAAGTAGTTCGGCGATCTCGGCACCGCGGATCTCCCCGACGATGATCCGGTCCGGCCGCATCCGCAGGCTCTGCCGCACCAGGGTGCGGACATCGACCGCCCCGGCACCGTCCACCCCGGATTCGCGGGTGTGCAGCCCGATGACGTGTGGATGATCGGGGAAGAGTTCGGGGGTGTCCTCCACGAGCAGGATTCGCTCGGTGTGTGGCACCTCGGCCAGCAGTGCGGCAAGCAGCGTGGTCTTCCCCGCACCCGTCCCCCCGCTGACCAGCAGACTCTGCCGCCGCCGCACCAGGTCCCGCAGGAGAGCGCCGATCTCGGCGGGGAACAGTCCCGCGTCCTCCAGGTGGGTGAGGGAGCGGTGGGACGCCGACAGCGCCCGCAGGCTCACGCACGCCCCCGGCCCGGCGAGCGCGCCGAGCACCGCATGGACGCGTACTGCCCGGGCCGGGACACCAGGCGGCAGATCGGTGAGCACACCGTCTGCGTACGGTCGGGCGTCATCCAGCCGCACCCCGCAGGCTGTGGCTAATCGGACGGCGATCTCCCGGCAGCGGGCCGGGTCGTCAATCCGCGCACCGGTGGGCTCCAGGCCGTCACCGCGGTCGATCCACACCGGCCCGGGCCCGTTGAGCAGCACATCGGTGACCGCCGGGTCGACCAGCGGCAGGGCGAGCTCCCCCAGTCCGGAGAATTCGCGGGCAAGGCTACGTACCTCGTCGACGACGCTGAGGTCCGCCCCGCGCCGGACACGTTGCACCGCGACAGCGATCTCCGCCGGGGTCGGGGCGCTGACGCCGTGCCGAGCAAGGTCGTCCCGAACCTGGTCAAGCAGTGTGGCAGCAACAGGCACCGGAGTGGTCGCGGTCACCGGTCACCACCTCCCGTCGATGAGGCGGGCGGCTGCCGTCCCGGCGGTTCCCGTTGAGTGGAGGTCCGGGACGAGGTGTCCGTGATCGGTCTCCGCCGTGAGGTGTGGATCATCGGCCCAGGTGACATCCGGGACACGGCCGAGAATGGTCAGTGCGTCATTCCATTCCAGGGCAGCCCGCGGGGTCTCGCGCAGGACCACGAGCGCCCCAGGGATCCGTGTCAGAATGTCCCGCCCGGCCAGGGTGCCGGGCACGGTCGCCGGGATGACCAGCACCGTTGAGGACGCCACGGTGGCCGCGGTCATGGACGGGGTCCACCGTCCGAGGTCACGGACCACCGGGCTGTCGACGGTGAGTTTCTCGGGTACCGTGCCCGCCCCGGTGAGGACGGCGACGTCCCCGGCCCAGGGCAGGTCACGGAGCATCGGTGCGCTGAGGCCGGTCCCTCCGAGGGCGCCGACCAGCTCCACCAGGCGCCGCCCCGGTTCCTCCTCCAGGGCCAGGAGATGGTCAAGGTCGCCCCGGCCCGAGCCGTCGACGAGGAGCGCCCGGCCGTCGCCGCCGAGTGCCGGATCGGCGAGCGCCCCGGCCAGCGCCACGGCGAGAGTACTGGTCCCGGCCCCACCGACGGCCCCGATCACGGCACAGTCCGGCCGGTCCACGGCACCGAGATGTGCGGCCAGGTCGGTGGACTGGGCGGGGAGGAGGAAGTCGGCGTCCCCGGGATCAGGGGAGGTATCGGCGGCGACCCGGACGGTGCGGACCGCCACACCGTCGGCGGTCAGGTCAGTGATCAGAGCGGGGACGCGGCCGGACGGGTCGGCGTCCATGGCATCGCCAGCATCCCTGATGACGATCACCTCGCGGGCGTCCTCCGGTGCCCGGTCGGTCACCCGTTCACGACCGATGACGGCGATGATCAGTGCGACGTCGTCGGCGAGCGTCTGGTCCGCCACCGCGACGAATACCGGTGCCGGTGTGCGGGGCCGGATCCCGGTGGGCTGGCGAGATCGGACAGGTCCGACGCGGTCGATGAAGTTTCTCAGTGTCCCCAACATGGTGGCGAAGCGTGCCACGGGTCCCCGAATCTGGCAATAATCGGCCCGCAGCCTGTGGACAACTCTCTTCCAATTCGGCCGAACCGCTGTGGATAACCTGGAAAAGCCCCGGTGGCAGGTAACGAATGGGGCGGGAGGGACGTATTGTTGATATGTGACCCCCGTCCAGCCTGACAGTGACAGTGCTGCCGACATCACCGGTTCCGACCAGCCGGTCGATATGCCGGTTGAGCAGCGCGTCCTCCCCGAGGTGCCGACCGATCCCGGCGTCGATCCGTCGCGGGTTCTTGCCGTCTTCGACCTGGACAAGACCGTCATCGACACCTCGGCGTCAATGGCGTACCGCAAGCCGCTGGCCGACCGGGGCCTGATCAGCACCGGTGAAATGATCCGGCTGCTGATCATGCTCGGCAACTACAAGCTCGCCGGGCATGACGAGGAGACATTGGACGCCACCCGCGACACCCTTGTCGAGATGGTGCGTGGACGCCGCGTCGCCGATCTCGGCGATGTCGCCCACGAGGCTCTGCACGAGGTGATCGTGCCGTTCATCTACGCCGAGGCCCGCGATCTCATCGCCGCGCACCATGCCGCCGGGCACAAGGTGGCGATGATCACGGCCTCCGCCCGGATCCTGGTCACGCCGATCGCCGAGGAACTGGGGGTCGACCACCTCATCGCCACCGAACTTGCCGTCGGCGAGGACGGGACGTTCACCGGCGATGTCCTGTTCTTCTGCAAGGGCGCGGGAAAGGTCGAGGGGCTCCAGACACTGGCGGCGGACCACGGCTACGATCTGCCCGCCAGCTACGCCTACAGCGACTCCGCCACCGACCTGCCACTACTGGACGCCGTGGGACACCCGGTGCCGGTCAACCCGGACAAAGCACTGCGCAAGGAATCCGTCGCCCGGGGCTGGGAGACGCTCACCTTCGAACGGCCGGAGCCGTTGTTCCGCCTGCAGGATAAGGGAGCGACGATCGCCCGGGCGTCCGCCGGAATCGCCTTCTTCGCCGCCCTGGCGACCGGACTGCTAGTGCGATACCGCGGGAAGTGAGCGGAACCGCGGCCGTCGCGTCGACAGGTCCCCGCGCCGCGCGTCCGGTACCGGTTCCCACCGGAATTCCGCGAGGATTCCCCCGGGGTTCCGCCACGGCGCGGAGCCAGGCATGGCAGAATGGCCCAGAGTCAACACGTACGACAGGGAGAAACGCAGTGAGCGACAAGGACACCCAGAAGACCTCCGGCCTCTTCAGCGACGCCGAGAGCTTCACCCCGCAGGTCAGCGCGATCCCGTTGGAGGACGCCGCCGGCCGCACCCCCGGCATCGGTGAGCTCGTGCGGGACGCCACCACCCAGGTCTCCACCCTCATCCGGTCGGAAACCGAACTCGCCAAGACCGAGATCGCCGGATCGGCGAAGAATGCCGGCATCGCCGCAGGTCTGCTCGGTGGCGCAGGTGTCATCCTGGCCTACAGCTCCTTTTTCTTCTTTTTCTTCCTCGCGGAACTGCTCGACAACTGGATGCCCCGCTGGGTCGCGTTCCTCGTCGTCTTCCTCATCATGGTCGTCCTGGTCGTCGCGCTCGCCGTCGTGGCCATCAAGTTCATCAAGGGTGTGAAGAAGCCCGCGGCGACGATCGACTCGGTCAGCCAGCTCAAGTCGGTGATCCCCACGTCTGGTTCGAAGGATTCCGCGTCGACTGACGCCGGCATGTTCACCTAAACCGTGGACCTGACACTTCCGTGATTTCTCCTCCCGCCCCGGAGCACATCTATGTGCATACCCGGGGCATTCGTCTGCATGTCGCCGTCCAGGGGCCGCGCTCTGCCCCGCTGGTGCTGCTCATCCACGGTTTCGGCGGCGGCTGGTTCGACTGGTCCGAGCTGATGCCGGAGCTCGCCGGGGACGAGCTCTGCATCGCCGCCGTGGATCTCCGCGGCTACGGCCGGTCGGACAAGACCCCGCGCGGCTACGACCTCACCACCGCCGCCTCGGACATGTGCGGAGTGATCCGCGGCCTGGGGCATCGTTCCGCGCTGGTCGTCGGTCACGGTGAAGGCGGACTGATCGGCTGGACGATGGCCGCCCATGAGCCGGACCGGGTCCGTGGCCTGGTGACGCTGGCGTCCGCCCATCCGCGCGTGGTGATCCGCGCTGCGCTGGTCCATCCGGTCTCCCAGTGGACGCGGATCCGCTCGACCCTGTTCGCCCAGCTGCCGCGTCTGCCCGAACGTCGTCTCCTGCGCCGCGACGCGGAGAAGGCGGTACACACCTTCCGGCAGTCCGTCGCCCCGGGATTCCGGGACACGCCGACCTGTGCCGAACATGCCGAACTGCGGCGGGAGGCGATGAAGGTGGACAAGGTCGCCCACCTGTCCTGCGAGTACCGGCGCTGGACGTTCCGCAGCCGGTTCCGACCTGAGGGTGGACAGTTCAACCGGACGCTGCCCTCCCGTACCGACGCCCCGGTGGTGTGCGTCGACGGGTCGATGGACCGGTCGTACAACCCGAAGATTGCCGGGCGGTCCGCCGCGAAAGGTGGCGAGGGTTCCCGCACCGAGGTGCTCTACGGGGTGGGGCACTACCCGCACATCGAGGACCCCGAGGCGGTCGCGCTGATCATCCGCGCGGCGGTGTAGCAGAACACGTCGCTGCACAAGCCTCTGCCAGCCGGGGCCTACCCCGCCACGCAGCTCTGCGTCCCCACCGCGTCCACGTACACCGCATCGAAGGACGCCAGATCGCCGACATGTTTCAGCACCTCGGCCTTCGACAGGGCGTAGCCGGTCTCCGAATCCCCCACCGCAGCACCGAAGACCACACCGATGACCTCCCCGGCGGCGTTCAACACCGGGCCACCGGAATTGCCCTGCACCACCGTGCCACGCAGCGTGTACGCCTCCCGGTCGACCCGCGTATCGGCGTAGATGTCCGGACCCGAGACCGTCAACAAGTCACGGACCCGGGCCGGAGTCGCCTGGAACGGACCCCCCAGCGGGTAACCCATGACGATCGCGTCATCATTCGGCTCGGCCACCTCCGACGCCCAGGTCAACGGCGTCAGTCCGGTGTCCGCGGACACGCGCAGCAGAGCGATGTCCGCCTGGGGGTTGTAGTACACCACCTCAGCCTCGAACTCGCCGTTGACCGTCTCAATACCCACCAGGTCTGTTCCGGCGACGACATGCGCATTCGTCATAATCATGTCGTCACTGACCATGAACCCCGATCCCTGCAGAAGCTTGCTGCACTGCTCCGCCTGGCCCACGACACGCACCACCGAGGCCCGCGTCGCCGCGACCACGGGGGACGCCTCCAGCTCGGAATCCGGCTCCTCAACCTCGACCACCGGCACATCATCGAAGGGATCGGTGACCGCCGGGAACCCCGAATCGGTGAACAACGTCGCCGCCCGGTTCGGCAGAGCCTGCAGCCACTCCGGGGCGATGTTGCTGACGCCGCGCAGGATCTTCGAGCCCCGCACCGAGGTCCCCAGGTCGCCGGAATTGTTCGCCGTCATCGGCACGACGACCATCCAGATGATCAGCAGCGTGGTGACGATCTGCACCACGGCCCCGACCGCCGAGTCCACGCGCAGCAGATTCCGCGTCCTGATCCCGTCGCGCAGTTTCAGCCCGGCCCAGGAACCCAGCCCGTACCCGGCGACCACCCCGCCGGCGACCACCAGGATCGCGACGAAGAAGCGGGCCGAAGCACCGTCAACCAGGTCCAGGGCGTGGGGCAGCAGTTCCAGCGCACCCCACCCGCCGAGCAGCACACCTATCAGGGACAGCAGCGCGGAGGACCCGCCCTGCCGCCATCCGGTGAACATCGCAGCGATGGCCGCGAGCACGATGACGGCGTCCACTACCGTCGAACCAGTCATCGCAGGTCCTCCGGACGCAGGCTCTCCCCGTTACGTGATGCCGCGATCGTCGCGAACATGTCCTTCACCGGGGCGTCGTGCGCCCAGGGCTTCTCCCAGCCGGCCATCTTCAGCACACCGTCGACCACCGCGCCAGTGAATCCCCACAGCAGGTAGCCGTTGACGTCGAAGGCCGGGGAGCGCCAGATGTCCACCCCGGGGATCCCGAGGTGCATCCGGCGGGCCGGGTCGGACAGTTCCGAGACCGGGACATTGCGCATCCAGTCACTCTCCTGCGTCGCCGGGGCGACCGGTGTCGGGGAGTGCCACCAGGCCAGCACCGGGACGACCGCATGGTTCGTCCGATCGATGTACAGCGGCGCCAGCACCGCCAACGGGTCCACACCGGCAGCGTCCAGCCCGGTCTCCTCGACCGCCTCACGTAGCGCGGTGGCGACCGGGTCGATGTCGGTGACCTCCCGGTGACCGCCGGGGAAGGCGATCTGGCCGGAGTGGCTGCGCAGCGTCGGGGTGCGGTGGGTGAGCAACAGCGTCGGATCCGGATGTTCCGGACCCGGGTCATCGCCGACCAGCACCAGCACCGCAGAGGGACGCGGCGGCGTCCCGTCCGGGCCGAGTGCCGGCACCGTCCGGTTGATCCCGTTGATCCGCACACCGGGATCAGGACGCCGCGCCCGGTCGGTCAACGGCTCCAACCATTCCGGCAGGTTCGTGGGAAGTTCGGGCTGGCGGCGCCCTTCGGCAAGCCAGTCTTCGAGAGAGGAAACACTCATGGGGGTGCCAGTCTAACGCCTCAGACAGCGTCCGACATGATCTCCTCCAGCTCGGCGACCGAGGTGATCTCGCCCGGGTGGAGCGCTACGCGCGTCCCGTCCGCCCGGTAGATCACCGACAGCGGGATCACCGACGGCAGTTCCGCCGCCGCGGCCAGTGCCCCGTCGCTGTCCTGGAAGGACGCCAGCCGCACATCAAGGTCCTGCAGCAGATCCGCACCTGCCTGGCCCTGACCGTCTGCGTGGACGCCGACGATGTTCCACTCCGGATGCTTCTCCGCCGCCTCCTGCAGCACGGACAGTTCCGCCCGGCACGGCTGGCACCACCAGGCCCACACGTTGACCAGCGTGGGTTTGCCGGCCAGCGCCCCGGCCAGGTCGGTCTCCCCGACGCTCCCGCCGTCGGTGAGACAGGGCAACGTCACCCCGGACAGCTCGGCGTCCTGCGACGGGGTCGTCGTCCCGGTCGGACAGGCGACGGGGTCGGCCACGCTGTAGCGGGTGCCGACCGGGTCGACAGGGTCGGACGCGGCATCGTCAGTATCGGCGGCGTCGGTGGTGTCGCCGCCCACCGCGGCGCTGGTCGTCGACGCCGTGGGCGCCGTGCCGCCTCCACCGTTAAGGGACGCCACGAGCGGAATCGCCGCAACACCCAGGCCCACCACGACCGCGACGACGAGGACAATGATGCGTAGCCGGTCGCTCATGCCGCCACCTGCCCCGCCGACGGACACCAGTGTGCGATGACGCACTCCCCGCACAAGGCGCGACGGGCATGGCACACCCGACGGCCGTGGAAGATCAGCCGGTGCGAGAACATCGTCCACTCCGTCTTCTCGATCATCGCCGTGATCTCCCGTTCCACGGCCACCGGGTCGGTCTGGTCGGTGAGTCCGAGGCGACGGACGATGCGTCCCACGTGGGTGTCCACCGGGAACCCGGGGACGTTGAAGGCGTTGCCGAGGACGACATTCGCGGTCTTGCGTCCCACCCCGGGAAGCGTGACGAGTGCGTCCATGGTGCCGGGCACCTCCCCGCCGTGGTCGGCGGTGAGCTCTGCGCCGAGCTT of Corynebacterium terpenotabidum Y-11 contains these proteins:
- a CDS encoding type II secretion system F family protein, with amino-acid sequence MLTVIALFGVGAPVGFTAYRILARMRRFAVDRARTRMLCGFVDAFARELDVGAVPVEAAGHAVDAMAGTPEARAPGGRDLAGELGAEIRRVRLGAVPGNGRGGRSSEHGGAGGGDADLRRLFTVWGSSMRHGTALGRLMDRMRVDLDARLTHLGHTSSALAGARLTETILLLLPVGALGLGQSMGLTPVSFLTGNILGVLLLVFGVLLACTGALWTESLTVTVLGGVGRRAGPTRPDAAHLLDLFAESLAAGLPLAVAWSVAASCRDAAAGPGTGSDPDPAADPAADLAADLAADPVGRVAALLALGAGAAAWEPLRDDPWFGPVARMAESGSRNGARLAEGVRARAERLRAEAADASLVGAERVLVVVAAPLTLCFLPAFVLVGLIPLVVGFAAI
- a CDS encoding TadA family conjugal transfer-associated ATPase; its protein translation is MTATTPVPVAATLLDQVRDDLARHGVSAPTPAEIAVAVQRVRRGADLSVVDEVRSLAREFSGLGELALPLVDPAVTDVLLNGPGPVWIDRGDGLEPTGARIDDPARCREIAVRLATACGVRLDDARPYADGVLTDLPPGVPARAVRVHAVLGALAGPGACVSLRALSASHRSLTHLEDAGLFPAEIGALLRDLVRRRQSLLVSGGTGAGKTTLLAALLAEVPHTERILLVEDTPELFPDHPHVIGLHTRESGVDGAGAVDVRTLVRQSLRMRPDRIIVGEIRGAEIAELLLAFNTGHTGSAGTVHANGVDAVPGRLTALGALAGMPDAAVVRQVIDGIGLVVHVERTPVGRRVTRIGRFVASGVGAGPGVGLGVGLGVETVWDATAGRGPAWTAVGGGSC
- a CDS encoding HAD family hydrolase, which produces MTPVQPDSDSAADITGSDQPVDMPVEQRVLPEVPTDPGVDPSRVLAVFDLDKTVIDTSASMAYRKPLADRGLISTGEMIRLLIMLGNYKLAGHDEETLDATRDTLVEMVRGRRVADLGDVAHEALHEVIVPFIYAEARDLIAAHHAAGHKVAMITASARILVTPIAEELGVDHLIATELAVGEDGTFTGDVLFFCKGAGKVEGLQTLAADHGYDLPASYAYSDSATDLPLLDAVGHPVPVNPDKALRKESVARGWETLTFERPEPLFRLQDKGATIARASAGIAFFAALATGLLVRYRGK
- a CDS encoding phage holin family protein; its protein translation is MSDKDTQKTSGLFSDAESFTPQVSAIPLEDAAGRTPGIGELVRDATTQVSTLIRSETELAKTEIAGSAKNAGIAAGLLGGAGVILAYSSFFFFFFLAELLDNWMPRWVAFLVVFLIMVVLVVALAVVAIKFIKGVKKPAATIDSVSQLKSVIPTSGSKDSASTDAGMFT
- a CDS encoding alpha/beta fold hydrolase, with protein sequence MISPPAPEHIYVHTRGIRLHVAVQGPRSAPLVLLIHGFGGGWFDWSELMPELAGDELCIAAVDLRGYGRSDKTPRGYDLTTAASDMCGVIRGLGHRSALVVGHGEGGLIGWTMAAHEPDRVRGLVTLASAHPRVVIRAALVHPVSQWTRIRSTLFAQLPRLPERRLLRRDAEKAVHTFRQSVAPGFRDTPTCAEHAELRREAMKVDKVAHLSCEYRRWTFRSRFRPEGGQFNRTLPSRTDAPVVCVDGSMDRSYNPKIAGRSAAKGGEGSRTEVLYGVGHYPHIEDPEAVALIIRAAV
- a CDS encoding MarP family serine protease; amino-acid sequence: MTGSTVVDAVIVLAAIAAMFTGWRQGGSSALLSLIGVLLGGWGALELLPHALDLVDGASARFFVAILVVAGGVVAGYGLGSWAGLKLRDGIRTRNLLRVDSAVGAVVQIVTTLLIIWMVVVPMTANNSGDLGTSVRGSKILRGVSNIAPEWLQALPNRAATLFTDSGFPAVTDPFDDVPVVEVEEPDSELEASPVVAATRASVVRVVGQAEQCSKLLQGSGFMVSDDMIMTNAHVVAGTDLVGIETVNGEFEAEVVYYNPQADIALLRVSADTGLTPLTWASEVAEPNDDAIVMGYPLGGPFQATPARVRDLLTVSGPDIYADTRVDREAYTLRGTVVQGNSGGPVLNAAGEVIGVVFGAAVGDSETGYALSKAEVLKHVGDLASFDAVYVDAVGTQSCVAG
- a CDS encoding NUDIX hydrolase; the protein is MSVSSLEDWLAEGRRQPELPTNLPEWLEPLTDRARRPDPGVRINGINRTVPALGPDGTPPRPSAVLVLVGDDPGPEHPDPTLLLTHRTPTLRSHSGQIAFPGGHREVTDIDPVATALREAVEETGLDAAGVDPLAVLAPLYIDRTNHAVVPVLAWWHSPTPVAPATQESDWMRNVPVSELSDPARRMHLGIPGVDIWRSPAFDVNGYLLWGFTGAVVDGVLKMAGWEKPWAHDAPVKDMFATIAASRNGESLRPEDLR
- a CDS encoding TlpA family protein disulfide reductase, whose translation is MSDRLRIIVLVVAVVVGLGVAAIPLVASLNGGGGTAPTASTTSAAVGGDTTDAADTDDAASDPVDPVGTRYSVADPVACPTGTTTPSQDAELSGVTLPCLTDGGSVGETDLAGALAGKPTLVNVWAWWCQPCRAELSVLQEAAEKHPEWNIVGVHADGQGQAGADLLQDLDVRLASFQDSDGALAAAAELPSVIPLSVIYRADGTRVALHPGEITSVAELEEIMSDAV
- the nth gene encoding endonuclease III, with product MSAMSTETPLARTRRARRINRVLAEEYPDAHCELDYTTPLELLVATVLSAQCTDKRVNQVTPALFAEFPDAASYAGADRERLEELIRPTGFFRNKASNLIKLGAELTADHGGEVPGTMDALVTLPGVGRKTANVVLGNAFNVPGFPVDTHVGRIVRRLGLTDQTDPVAVEREITAMIEKTEWTMFSHRLIFHGRRVCHARRALCGECVIAHWCPSAGQVAA